A single window of Methanoregula sp. DNA harbors:
- a CDS encoding DUF2769 domain-containing protein: MIPRRENVPEDTEENREICRKYCTICPTYRAHHFENCEPKELFCIRGRTSCEDKKEVRCYCLGCELFAKYHLQLAYFCTKA, from the coding sequence ATGATACCCCGCCGTGAAAATGTTCCCGAGGACACCGAGGAGAACCGGGAGATCTGCAGGAAGTACTGCACGATCTGCCCGACCTACCGGGCGCACCACTTTGAGAACTGCGAGCCAAAAGAGCTCTTCTGCATACGCGGCCGGACCTCGTGCGAAGACAAAAAAGAAGTCCGGTGCTACTGCCTGGGCTGCGAGCTCTTCGCAAAATACCATCTCCAGCTCGCGTACTTCTGCACCAAGGCATAA
- a CDS encoding LON peptidase substrate-binding domain-containing protein, with amino-acid sequence MHIVLPLSGVVILPGTRTKLQVDQKIGKILEAEIERTGTAYAVGLTVQEENEEAGPTEDSLYRTGNLLKIAFVQPADDGFVIGALAVHRVTAGLFKGKDGLLCATHRPAPDLLDLDAAQEAALVAEIKTVAHEIGSRFHGSEQFTGALDRMDSAGPIMGFIVPFLPVPVSTKQALLEIDSVRERTAAFIGLLAKMKEDINFRIGIAQKVSDKVNRSNREAMLREQLKVIQQELGEIDGSGPDDGGYREKIEQSKMPGDIKKKALAEVRKLETGGSQNHESPVIRNYLDLLLELPWETEAAPGIDIAAARRILDGNHNGLEKNDKPDIGKRKERGRHKSPVPVPVGKQHDREIIQMHEDDRDTVREAVDGKEEDCC; translated from the coding sequence GTGCACATCGTGCTGCCGCTCTCCGGGGTGGTCATCCTTCCCGGCACCCGCACGAAACTCCAGGTTGACCAAAAGATCGGGAAGATCCTGGAGGCAGAGATAGAGCGTACCGGCACCGCGTACGCGGTCGGGCTGACCGTACAAGAGGAGAACGAAGAGGCCGGACCGACCGAAGATTCCCTGTACAGGACCGGCAACCTCCTGAAGATCGCGTTCGTGCAGCCTGCCGATGACGGCTTTGTGATCGGAGCGCTGGCTGTGCACCGGGTCACTGCCGGACTGTTCAAGGGAAAAGACGGGCTGCTCTGCGCCACGCACCGGCCCGCCCCGGATCTTCTTGACCTCGATGCCGCACAGGAAGCAGCGCTGGTGGCAGAGATCAAGACGGTCGCCCATGAGATCGGCAGCCGGTTCCACGGGTCCGAACAGTTTACCGGGGCCCTTGACCGGATGGACTCGGCCGGTCCGATCATGGGATTTATCGTACCGTTCCTGCCGGTCCCCGTATCAACGAAGCAGGCGCTCCTTGAGATCGATTCCGTCCGGGAACGCACGGCTGCGTTCATCGGACTCCTTGCAAAGATGAAGGAGGACATCAACTTCCGGATCGGGATCGCACAGAAAGTCTCTGATAAGGTCAACAGGTCCAACCGGGAAGCGATGCTCCGGGAACAGTTAAAGGTCATCCAGCAGGAACTCGGTGAGATCGACGGTTCCGGACCAGATGACGGGGGATACCGGGAGAAGATCGAACAGTCAAAGATGCCCGGTGACATTAAGAAAAAAGCCCTTGCCGAAGTGCGGAAACTGGAGACGGGGGGCAGCCAGAACCACGAGAGCCCGGTCATAAGGAACTACCTCGACCTGCTGCTCGAGCTCCCGTGGGAGACAGAAGCGGCACCGGGCATCGATATCGCGGCAGCTCGTCGGATCCTTGACGGCAACCACAACGGGCTGGAAAAAAACGACAAGCCCGACATAGGCAAGAGAAAGGAGCGTGGCAGGCACAAATCCCCGGTACCGGTACCGGTAGGCAAGCAGCACGATCGGGAAATAATACAAATGCATGAAGATGATCGTGATACCGTGCGAGAGGCAGTAGATGGAAAAGAGGAGGACTGCTGCTGA
- a CDS encoding PAS domain S-box protein: MFIIFVGLGIFYIINLNQVATDTAISSYQQTELEVVREAARGVQEYVYVQTVVLGRKDIPAIEQEIYTKLIDPIRLLKNGDAWIYAPDHIVFDQSADLPEEYWGKSMAQIFALQQKSGASHYEEMTADVSNAREGVGYYVWLPEKGPEIAAWTPVRVGNNTWTIGLSTPLPEILEASGASSQIAMATAVILFSIILALILLSLWLYSDLKRRQVHEELRESEEKYRTVFENTGTAMVVVEESNIISLANAEFAKLSGFSKDDIEGKKSWTEFVVKGDLDRMLAQHRLRRQNREKALTHYEFRFVTKSGDIRTVYLSIDVIPGTKKSAASLLDITRRKRAEETLRVVQEKYTKAFHSAPDAITISELDSGRFVEVNEAATTIFGYSREELIGKSALELGIWPKKEDRAAFIDQIKQHGRIIQYEVIEQRKSGELFNALVNADIMSIGMQNFLIAIIRDITKQKQVEGALKKSQIQLSEAMDLAHLANWEFDVPTGIFTFNDRFYALYGTTAEREGGYQMPAEVYAREFVHPDEINVVADEVNKAIQATDPDYVSELEHRIVRRNGEIRHIIVRFGITKDENGRTIKTHGANQDITNRKLAEEWLKKFSEELESKVTERTEALNNSLHEKDILFKEVHHRVKNNMQIIISLLNLQSRTIDDPVVLKVIKESQNRIRAMALVHERLYRSGDISRIDLKDYIQFLARELFSFYGVKPQLIRFTINAPAIMVNIDTAIPLGLMINELISNAIKYAFPGDRKGEIVIDIKKDKNDIFLIVRDNGVGIPQDFDWRNAKSLGLRLVISLVEQLQGTIELDQTTGTTFTIVIKEKQ; the protein is encoded by the coding sequence ATGTTTATCATTTTCGTCGGGCTTGGGATCTTTTATATCATCAACCTGAACCAGGTTGCAACTGATACAGCGATATCTTCCTACCAGCAGACTGAACTGGAGGTTGTCCGTGAAGCAGCCCGCGGTGTTCAGGAATACGTATACGTACAGACAGTGGTGCTTGGCCGAAAGGACATACCGGCTATTGAACAGGAGATTTATACAAAATTAATCGATCCCATCCGCCTGTTGAAAAACGGTGATGCCTGGATTTATGCGCCGGATCATATCGTATTTGACCAGAGTGCGGATCTGCCCGAGGAATACTGGGGCAAGAGCATGGCGCAGATCTTTGCCCTCCAGCAAAAAAGCGGGGCGAGCCACTATGAGGAGATGACTGCGGATGTCAGCAATGCCCGGGAAGGGGTCGGGTATTATGTCTGGCTACCGGAAAAAGGCCCTGAGATCGCTGCATGGACACCGGTCAGGGTCGGCAATAACACATGGACAATCGGCCTGTCTACCCCGCTGCCGGAGATTCTTGAAGCAAGCGGTGCCTCGTCCCAGATAGCCATGGCCACAGCGGTTATCCTGTTCAGCATCATCCTTGCCCTCATCCTGCTTTCCCTGTGGTTATATTCCGATCTGAAGCGAAGGCAGGTCCATGAGGAACTGCGCGAGAGCGAGGAGAAGTACCGCACTGTCTTTGAGAATACCGGCACCGCGATGGTTGTCGTGGAAGAGAGCAACATTATCAGCCTCGCCAATGCGGAGTTCGCAAAACTGAGTGGTTTTTCCAAAGACGATATAGAGGGAAAAAAGAGCTGGACCGAATTTGTGGTCAAGGGGGATCTGGATCGGATGCTCGCCCAGCACCGGTTGCGCAGGCAGAACCGGGAGAAGGCACTCACCCACTACGAGTTTCGGTTTGTCACAAAATCCGGGGATATCCGCACTGTCTACCTCTCTATCGATGTCATCCCAGGAACGAAAAAGAGCGCAGCCTCCCTCCTGGATATCACCAGGCGCAAGCGGGCGGAGGAAACATTGCGGGTTGTTCAGGAAAAATATACAAAAGCATTCCACTCGGCACCCGATGCAATCACGATCAGCGAACTGGATTCCGGGCGATTCGTTGAAGTAAACGAAGCCGCAACCACAATCTTCGGGTACTCCCGTGAAGAGTTGATCGGGAAAAGTGCACTTGAACTGGGTATCTGGCCGAAAAAAGAAGACCGTGCTGCCTTCATTGATCAGATAAAGCAGCATGGGCGGATAATCCAGTATGAGGTAATAGAGCAACGGAAATCCGGTGAACTGTTCAATGCACTGGTTAATGCCGATATTATGTCTATAGGGATGCAGAACTTCCTCATCGCGATTATCCGGGATATCACCAAGCAGAAACAGGTAGAAGGTGCACTGAAAAAAAGCCAGATTCAGCTCTCAGAAGCGATGGACCTGGCACACTTAGCGAACTGGGAATTTGATGTTCCGACAGGCATCTTTACCTTCAACGATCGGTTTTATGCTCTGTATGGCACAACGGCAGAACGGGAGGGCGGGTACCAGATGCCGGCAGAAGTGTATGCCCGCGAATTTGTTCACCCGGACGAAATAAACGTAGTTGCCGATGAAGTGAATAAGGCCATACAGGCAACCGATCCTGATTATGTATCTGAATTGGAACACCGGATTGTCCGCAGGAATGGTGAGATCCGGCACATCATCGTGCGTTTTGGAATTACGAAAGACGAAAACGGCAGGACTATCAAGACCCACGGTGCGAATCAGGACATCACTAACCGGAAACTGGCTGAGGAATGGCTGAAAAAGTTCAGCGAGGAACTGGAATCGAAGGTTACCGAACGTACCGAGGCGCTGAATAATTCCCTGCACGAGAAAGACATTCTCTTTAAGGAAGTCCACCACCGGGTCAAGAATAACATGCAGATCATCATCAGCCTGTTAAACCTCCAAAGCCGCACCATCGACGACCCGGTTGTCCTGAAGGTGATCAAGGAGAGCCAGAACCGGATCAGGGCGATGGCGCTTGTCCACGAACGCCTCTACCGGTCCGGCGACATCTCAAGAATTGATCTCAAGGACTACATCCAGTTCCTCGCCAGGGAACTCTTTTCGTTTTACGGTGTCAAACCGCAGCTCATACGCTTTACCATCAATGCACCTGCAATCATGGTGAACATCGACACGGCGATCCCTCTGGGTCTCATGATCAATGAACTCATCTCCAATGCGATCAAGTACGCTTTTCCCGGGGACAGGAAGGGGGAGATTGTCATTGATATCAAAAAAGACAAAAATGATATCTTTCTTATCGTGCGGGACAACGGTGTCGGTATCCCACAGGACTTTGACTGGCGCAACGCCAAGTCGCTGGGGCTCCGGCTCGTGATCTCGCTCGTGGAACAGTTGCAGGGTACGATTGAACTCGACCAGACGACCGGCACGACGTTTACGATTGTCATAAAAGAAAAACAGTGA
- a CDS encoding HEAT repeat domain-containing protein, whose product MVSKRKKKSKIPVHNKVEPARVDTAVPLDIPAEKSVEQLIQELNDPDEIVRSTAAGALGHRKAEKAVEPLIQALHDKHVWVRHGAAWALGEIKPETAIDALRLALNDEDEITRGKAAEALGKIQGN is encoded by the coding sequence ATGGTCTCAAAAAGGAAAAAGAAGTCAAAAATACCGGTTCACAATAAAGTTGAACCTGCCCGAGTTGATACTGCCGTACCGTTAGATATTCCTGCAGAAAAATCCGTTGAACAACTAATTCAGGAACTTAACGATCCTGACGAGATTGTCCGTTCAACCGCCGCCGGCGCACTTGGACACCGCAAAGCGGAAAAGGCTGTCGAACCGCTTATCCAAGCCCTGCATGACAAACATGTCTGGGTCCGGCATGGGGCTGCATGGGCGCTCGGTGAGATAAAACCAGAAACCGCAATCGACGCACTCAGGCTGGCATTGAATGACGAGGATGAAATAACGCGGGGGAAAGCAGCCGAAGCATTGGGAAAAATTCAGGGGAACTAA
- a CDS encoding PAS domain S-box protein, with protein sequence MGKVKILVVEDEFVTGSEIRSRLTEMGYDVPKVVATGEDAIRMAGEFNPDIVVMDITLKGEMNGILAADQIRTRYGIPIVYLTAHSDDATIKKAIITEPFGYLIKPLEERALKTTIQMALYKHSMDEKVKERDRTIRALLNTTTDAMLLLDNDGNVLGANETMAKKLKKKADDLVHMTVNDLLTAGAITARMAEEERTVRSGKPAHFIEQIKNRWLENSLYPIFNSRGMVTKIALYCHDITAIKETEGKLEQLNLQLLNKNKDLLKYTATLDGMDDIVIITDHIGFISYLNHAAEKMLGYSLEEVIGKHINEFKSPESKFALGKEDFLTDTKSVWTGNLMLRNKHGLKIHMSLKSSPIMKDNQLINRTFVLREQLVHRI encoded by the coding sequence ATGGGTAAAGTGAAAATACTTGTTGTCGAGGACGAATTTGTAACAGGTTCAGAAATCCGGTCACGATTGACTGAAATGGGATATGATGTACCAAAAGTGGTGGCCACAGGAGAGGATGCCATCAGGATGGCTGGTGAATTTAATCCGGACATTGTCGTGATGGATATCACTCTGAAAGGCGAGATGAACGGGATTTTGGCTGCAGACCAGATCCGTACGCGCTACGGAATACCGATAGTCTACCTCACAGCCCATTCGGATGATGCCACTATTAAAAAGGCAATTATCACCGAGCCGTTTGGATATCTCATCAAACCGCTCGAAGAAAGGGCATTGAAAACCACGATCCAGATGGCACTTTATAAGCACTCGATGGACGAGAAAGTAAAAGAACGTGATCGTACGATACGGGCTCTGTTAAACACTACTACCGATGCGATGCTTCTTCTTGATAATGACGGGAACGTTCTCGGTGCGAACGAGACAATGGCAAAAAAACTCAAAAAGAAGGCTGACGATCTCGTTCACATGACTGTCAATGATCTCCTTACAGCAGGAGCAATCACTGCCCGTATGGCTGAAGAGGAGAGAACGGTCCGATCCGGAAAACCAGCTCATTTTATTGAACAGATCAAAAACAGGTGGCTTGAAAACAGCTTGTATCCGATTTTTAATTCACGGGGAATGGTGACAAAGATTGCGCTCTACTGTCACGATATCACCGCCATAAAGGAGACAGAAGGTAAATTGGAGCAATTGAATTTACAACTGTTGAATAAAAACAAAGATCTCCTCAAGTATACCGCAACCCTCGATGGTATGGATGACATTGTTATCATTACCGATCATATCGGATTTATCAGTTATTTGAATCATGCTGCGGAAAAAATGCTGGGATATTCTCTTGAAGAGGTGATAGGGAAGCACATTAATGAGTTCAAATCTCCGGAATCAAAATTTGCACTCGGAAAAGAGGACTTTTTAACGGATACAAAGAGTGTCTGGACGGGGAACCTAATGCTTCGGAACAAGCACGGGCTTAAAATCCATATGTCCCTCAAGAGTTCTCCTATTATGAAAGACAACCAACTGATTAATCGCACATTTGTGTTAAGGGAGCAGCTGGTGCATCGAATCTGA
- a CDS encoding PAS domain S-box protein, whose amino-acid sequence MVTRTGNGKWEPMTGKNANHPACIEAEIIDNANDLIAVLDPRGKVQVWNRAAETLTGYPRNEVMGRSDVWKRLYPDAEYRRSITKRITDIITSLRFFENLETKITTKTGEQRIILWNIRQIESEGNYWAIAIGRDITERKRAEEALQESEQKYHDIIDNANDLIQSITPEGKIIYVNQAWMKTLGYSETDIPHLSLNDIIHPDSLLHCMVAFKRLLSGENIGTIEAVFISKDGKKISVEGNVNCRFINGKPAYTRGIFRDVTERKRAELDLVSAQQRLKEAHRLAHIGTWDWIIENDTVFWSEELYNIAGLDSSLPAPTYAEHPRIYAPSSWDRLSGAVTTALATGEPYNLELELIRPDGSKRWVNAFGGVKRGSDGKISGFHGTVQDITERKLAEEALRTSEERFRSIFDMVNDGIHIHNILPDGKPGRFIEVNEVACRMLQYTREEMLKCGPLDIITGYHSRPFDEIMRELSTTGRSFFEAEHLRKDGIIVPVEINTHVVTLQGKRVMVSVVRDITERRQAETAVHESEQKFHIIVDAARDGLLVADQETRRLVMANAAILKQTGYSETELLSLSVADIIRPADLPYAIEEFEKQIRGEITLSSNIPILRKDGTVFFVEISSAPIILQGRKCLLGIFRDITERKQMADVISKSLKEKEMLLKEIHHRVKNNMQVISSLLYMQAKTLKDETVKGILRESQNRVKSIALVHEKLYQSTDLDRIDYSEYLREITGHLFESYQVDPNIISLQLNLENVFLHINKAVPCSLILNEMISNSLKHAFPNRRKGLITIDMRMKADRYIVIYSDDGIGIPEGITFERTESLGMQLIYGLVEQISGSIELEREGGTRYTITFPV is encoded by the coding sequence ATGGTCACTCGGACAGGTAACGGAAAGTGGGAACCGATGACTGGTAAGAATGCGAATCATCCGGCATGCATTGAAGCGGAAATCATCGATAATGCCAATGACCTCATTGCCGTTCTCGATCCCCGGGGCAAGGTCCAGGTCTGGAACAGGGCCGCAGAAACGCTAACCGGGTATCCACGGAACGAAGTCATGGGCAGAAGCGACGTGTGGAAGCGACTGTATCCGGATGCGGAATACCGGCGCAGCATAACGAAACGGATCACAGACATCATCACCTCACTCCGGTTCTTCGAGAACCTCGAAACAAAGATTACCACAAAAACCGGCGAACAGCGGATCATATTGTGGAATATCCGGCAGATCGAATCCGAAGGCAATTATTGGGCAATTGCCATCGGACGGGACATCACCGAACGCAAACGGGCAGAAGAGGCGTTGCAGGAGAGCGAACAGAAATATCATGATATTATCGATAATGCAAACGATTTAATACAGAGCATCACGCCTGAAGGTAAAATTATTTATGTTAACCAGGCATGGATGAAAACGCTTGGTTATTCCGAAACAGACATCCCTCATTTATCGTTAAATGATATTATCCATCCGGATTCCCTGTTGCATTGCATGGTCGCCTTCAAACGCCTGTTATCCGGAGAAAATATCGGTACTATTGAGGCTGTTTTCATCAGTAAGGATGGCAAAAAGATCTCTGTTGAGGGAAATGTCAATTGTCGGTTCATTAATGGAAAACCAGCATACACTCGCGGTATTTTTCGTGATGTCACCGAACGCAAACGGGCAGAACTGGATCTGGTATCTGCACAGCAGAGACTGAAAGAAGCGCACCGGCTTGCACATATCGGGACGTGGGACTGGATTATCGAAAACGATACAGTGTTCTGGTCCGAGGAATTGTACAATATTGCCGGCTTGGACTCTTCATTACCGGCGCCCACGTATGCAGAACATCCACGTATCTATGCCCCGTCCAGCTGGGATCGTCTCAGCGGTGCGGTCACGACAGCACTCGCTACCGGTGAACCGTACAACCTTGAACTGGAACTCATTCGTCCGGATGGCAGCAAACGATGGGTAAATGCCTTTGGTGGCGTAAAACGTGGTTCAGATGGAAAAATCAGCGGGTTTCATGGTACGGTTCAGGACATCACCGAACGCAAACTGGCGGAAGAGGCCTTGCGCACCAGCGAGGAACGGTTCCGTAGCATCTTTGACATGGTTAACGACGGGATCCACATCCATAATATTTTACCGGACGGGAAGCCCGGAAGATTTATTGAAGTAAACGAAGTTGCCTGCCGGATGCTGCAGTATACCCGGGAAGAGATGCTGAAATGCGGGCCCCTTGATATAATCACCGGCTACCACAGCCGGCCTTTCGATGAGATCATGAGGGAATTATCCACGACCGGCCGTTCATTCTTCGAGGCTGAGCACCTGCGAAAGGACGGGATCATCGTTCCGGTCGAGATCAATACCCACGTGGTAACTCTCCAAGGAAAACGGGTAATGGTTTCGGTGGTCCGGGACATCACTGAACGCAGGCAAGCTGAGACAGCAGTCCATGAATCAGAGCAGAAATTTCATATTATTGTTGATGCTGCACGAGACGGGTTGCTCGTTGCGGACCAGGAGACACGCAGGCTCGTGATGGCAAACGCAGCAATCCTGAAACAGACGGGCTATTCTGAAACGGAACTGCTCAGCCTTTCGGTAGCCGATATAATCCGTCCGGCAGATCTGCCATATGCAATCGAAGAGTTCGAAAAACAGATCCGCGGGGAAATAACCCTGTCTTCTAACATACCGATACTACGGAAAGACGGCACCGTCTTTTTTGTCGAAATCAGTTCCGCCCCGATTATCCTGCAGGGCAGAAAGTGCCTGCTCGGCATCTTCCGGGACATAACGGAACGCAAACAGATGGCGGATGTGATTTCAAAATCGCTCAAAGAGAAAGAGATGCTCTTAAAAGAGATCCACCACCGGGTCAAAAACAACATGCAGGTGATCTCAAGTCTCCTCTACATGCAAGCAAAAACGCTGAAGGATGAGACAGTAAAAGGCATATTACGGGAAAGCCAGAACAGGGTCAAATCCATAGCACTCGTGCACGAGAAACTCTATCAATCCACGGATCTCGATCGGATTGATTATTCAGAATATCTACGGGAAATCACTGGTCATTTGTTTGAATCCTATCAGGTTGATCCAAATATTATCAGTCTGCAGTTGAATCTGGAAAATGTATTTTTGCATATTAACAAAGCCGTGCCCTGCAGTCTGATCCTCAATGAGATGATCTCAAATTCCTTAAAACATGCATTCCCCAATCGAAGAAAAGGGCTGATCACGATTGATATGAGGATGAAAGCGGATAGGTATATCGTTATATATAGCGATGATGGTATTGGAATTCCTGAAGGAATCACGTTTGAACGTACCGAATCGCTGGGAATGCAGCTTATTTACGGTCTGGTTGAACAGATCAGTGGATCGATTGAACTGGAGCGGGAAGGCGGAACCAGATATACGATTACGTTCCCGGTATGA
- a CDS encoding Fic family protein — MKFDRKSPYNNLPPLPPAIDLESKGVLKRCVGAHRALASLKGAGNLIPNQAILINAIPLQEAKASSEIENVVTTGDKLYQASILPGAATDPQTKEVLRYRTALRRGYDQLTGQSISVGLLREVCEVLLDHEVQLRQSPGTQIENKTTGEVIYTPPDGGEILREKLDHLEHFIRTQNESPLDPLIRLALIHYQFEAIHPFEDGNGRTGRILNILYLVEQGLLDIPVLYLSRYIIEHKSDYYRLLRAVTEEQAWEEWVLFMLAAVENTSARTFERVRAIRRLLDDTTTLCRKNLPRQIYSRELIELIFVQPYSKISFVVDAGIARRQTAAGYLQKLEEIGVLESRKAGREKIFLHPALLKLLAEP, encoded by the coding sequence ATGAAATTTGATCGAAAAAGCCCCTATAATAATCTCCCGCCGCTTCCGCCTGCCATCGATCTTGAATCAAAGGGCGTGCTGAAGAGATGTGTCGGGGCCCACCGTGCCCTCGCATCACTGAAAGGGGCCGGTAACCTGATCCCGAACCAGGCGATCCTGATCAATGCCATCCCGCTCCAGGAAGCAAAGGCAAGTTCCGAGATTGAGAACGTCGTTACAACGGGCGACAAGCTCTACCAGGCATCGATCCTTCCCGGGGCAGCAACCGATCCCCAGACCAAGGAGGTCCTGCGGTACCGGACAGCTCTGCGGCGGGGATATGACCAGCTCACCGGGCAATCCATCTCGGTGGGGCTGCTCCGCGAGGTGTGCGAAGTCCTGCTCGACCACGAGGTGCAGCTCCGCCAGAGCCCGGGCACGCAGATTGAGAACAAGACGACCGGGGAGGTGATCTACACGCCACCGGACGGCGGGGAGATCCTGCGGGAGAAGCTGGATCATCTTGAGCATTTCATCCGCACCCAAAACGAGAGCCCGCTCGATCCCCTCATCCGGCTTGCGCTGATCCATTACCAGTTCGAGGCCATCCACCCGTTCGAGGACGGGAACGGGAGGACCGGGCGCATCCTGAACATTCTCTATCTTGTGGAGCAGGGCCTTCTGGATATCCCCGTCCTGTACCTCAGCCGCTACATCATCGAGCACAAGAGCGATTACTACCGGCTGCTGCGGGCGGTGACCGAAGAACAGGCGTGGGAGGAGTGGGTGCTCTTCATGCTCGCTGCCGTGGAGAACACATCGGCCCGGACGTTCGAGCGCGTTCGTGCGATCCGCCGCCTGCTTGACGACACGACCACACTGTGCCGGAAAAATCTCCCCCGCCAGATCTACTCCCGGGAGCTCATCGAGCTGATCTTTGTCCAGCCCTACTCCAAGATCTCGTTTGTGGTCGATGCCGGGATTGCACGGCGGCAGACCGCTGCGGGATACCTGCAGAAACTCGAAGAGATCGGCGTCCTTGAATCACGGAAGGCCGGGCGGGAGAAGATATTCCTCCATCCCGCTCTCCTGAAACTGCTTGCAGAGCCGTAG
- a CDS encoding type II toxin-antitoxin system Phd/YefM family antitoxin, with amino-acid sequence MDDQESCMATAEQYVVDENGNKVAVILPLTEYQHLKEDLHDLAMVAERRDEGTISLAELKKRVM; translated from the coding sequence ATGGATGATCAGGAATCCTGTATGGCCACCGCCGAACAGTATGTTGTCGATGAGAACGGGAACAAGGTCGCCGTCATCCTCCCGCTCACAGAATATCAGCACCTCAAGGAAGATCTCCATGATCTCGCCATGGTTGCCGAGAGGCGGGACGAAGGCACGATAAGTCTTGCCGAGCTGAAGAAACGCGTGATGTGA
- a CDS encoding type II toxin-antitoxin system RelE/ParE family toxin: MLRCKKSAEKDLRKIPKEIIPHIFEHIENLVSDPVPHDAYKLASAENLYRIRIGDYRVIYQVLHGSREVTVIYIRHRSVAYRGL, encoded by the coding sequence ATTCTTCGCTGTAAAAAGAGCGCTGAAAAAGATCTCCGGAAAATTCCCAAAGAAATTATCCCGCACATTTTTGAGCATATTGAGAATCTTGTGAGTGACCCGGTTCCTCACGATGCATACAAACTTGCCAGTGCAGAAAACCTTTACCGCATCCGCATCGGTGATTATCGCGTGATCTATCAGGTGCTGCACGGAAGCCGCGAAGTTACAGTGATATATATCCGGCACCGGAGCGTCGCGTATCGCGGGTTGTAG
- a CDS encoding class I SAM-dependent methyltransferase: protein MYFRSSRSVRFGKTFVYQSRSGKGIFRLLHNLVKGGCALDIPRIFNIAESAHRIHNPFTPENLATLGAALRLEPGTRVLDLGSGSGEMLCTWARDYGIIGVGIDMSRLFTGQAKLRAEELGVADRVGFIHGDAVGYVADEKAGVAACLGATWIGGGVAGTIGLLAKSLCPGGIILIGEPYWRQLPRTEDVARGCEASSVFDFLMLPELLGSFGDLGYDVVEMVLADHGGWDRYEAAKWLTMRRWLEANPDDDFVKEVRAKLTVEPKRYAAYTREYLGWGVFALMAR, encoded by the coding sequence GTGTACTTTAGATCCTCGCGATCAGTTCGCTTTGGGAAAACATTCGTATACCAATCCAGATCAGGCAAGGGTATATTCCGGTTATTACACAACTTAGTAAAAGGAGGTTGTGCATTGGACATCCCACGTATCTTCAACATCGCCGAAAGTGCTCACCGCATCCATAACCCGTTCACACCGGAAAATCTCGCCACTCTCGGCGCAGCGTTGCGCCTGGAACCGGGGACTCGTGTGCTCGACCTCGGCAGCGGTTCGGGCGAGATGCTGTGCACCTGGGCACGCGATTACGGAATCATCGGCGTCGGTATCGACATGAGCCGGTTGTTCACCGGGCAGGCGAAACTCCGCGCTGAAGAACTCGGAGTCGCCGACCGGGTCGGGTTCATCCACGGCGACGCTGTCGGCTACGTCGCCGACGAAAAGGCCGGTGTGGCAGCCTGTCTCGGTGCCACGTGGATCGGCGGGGGAGTCGCCGGCACCATCGGGCTTCTGGCAAAGAGTCTTTGCCCCGGAGGAATCATCCTCATCGGCGAGCCCTACTGGCGGCAGTTACCCCGGACAGAAGACGTTGCCAGGGGATGCGAAGCCAGTTCTGTCTTTGACTTTCTCATGCTCCCGGAACTTCTCGGGTCTTTTGGCGACCTCGGCTACGATGTTGTGGAAATGGTTCTGGCTGACCACGGTGGCTGGGACAGGTACGAAGCGGCCAAGTGGCTCACGATGCGCCGATGGCTCGAAGCAAATCCCGATGACGACTTCGTAAAAGAGGTCAGGGCTAAACTGACTGTGGAACCAAAACGCTACGCCGCGTACACGCGTGAATACCTTGGATGGGGTGTGTTCGCGCTGATGGCGCGGTGA